Proteins encoded by one window of Tunturibacter psychrotolerans:
- a CDS encoding outer membrane beta-barrel protein produces the protein MHFRSVLLMALLSVLSGVLHAQAISMGGSHDDIPRFEVGANYNYFHANAPPGQCGCFSLNGGSGTILMNLTARWAALADIAVAHASQVDDTSQNITIVNYLFGARYTRRNSSRFVPYGEALFGGAKEDVNFQFTINRNSFGLAAGGGVSTQLKRRWGVTLGQFDYVYTQIPNAKNDRQNNIRVSTGVTYNFGFK, from the coding sequence ATGCATTTTCGAAGCGTCCTGCTAATGGCACTTCTATCCGTTCTATCCGGCGTTCTCCATGCCCAGGCGATATCAATGGGCGGGTCTCACGACGACATACCTCGATTTGAAGTCGGCGCCAACTATAACTACTTCCACGCGAATGCGCCTCCGGGCCAATGCGGCTGCTTCTCGCTCAATGGAGGAAGTGGAACGATACTTATGAACTTGACCGCAAGATGGGCTGCCTTAGCGGATATCGCCGTTGCCCACGCTAGTCAGGTGGACGACACGTCACAGAACATAACCATCGTCAACTATCTATTCGGTGCGCGATACACTCGTCGCAATTCCAGTCGCTTTGTTCCTTATGGTGAAGCATTGTTTGGCGGAGCGAAAGAAGATGTCAATTTTCAGTTCACGATCAACCGTAACTCGTTTGGCCTGGCTGCGGGAGGAGGAGTAAGTACACAACTTAAGCGAAGATGGGGCGTGACACTTGGTCAATTTGACTATGTTTATACCCAGATTCCCAACGCTAAGAACGACCGCCAAAACAACATACGAGTTAGCACCGGTGTTACCTATAACTTTGGCTTCAAGTAG
- a CDS encoding YggS family pyridoxal phosphate-dependent enzyme, with the protein MTIADNLEHLHQQIHQACRRANRSDSEVALMAVSKVHPAEAILEAYAAGQRLFGENRVQEFQEKSQHLVTLNDAEFHLIGPLQSNKTTRAAELFHAIDAVDSLKIAQRLDAAAKALGKTLPILVEVKLSHEESKHGLAPEELPTLLAEIESLESVQTVGLMTVPPWSDDAEFARPYFRDLRKLRDQSLASFPKLTQLSMGMSNDFQVAIEEGSTCVRIGTSIFGKRIMASAG; encoded by the coding sequence ATGACCATCGCCGATAACCTTGAACATCTCCATCAACAGATCCACCAAGCCTGTCGCCGAGCCAACCGCTCCGACAGCGAAGTAGCCCTAATGGCAGTCAGCAAGGTCCATCCAGCCGAGGCCATCCTCGAAGCGTACGCCGCCGGCCAACGACTCTTCGGCGAGAACCGGGTACAGGAGTTTCAGGAAAAATCCCAGCATCTCGTCACACTGAACGACGCTGAGTTCCACCTCATCGGCCCGCTTCAGTCGAACAAAACAACGCGCGCTGCCGAACTATTCCACGCGATCGACGCAGTCGACTCGCTGAAGATCGCCCAGCGGCTCGACGCTGCCGCCAAAGCACTAGGAAAGACGCTGCCTATCTTAGTAGAGGTAAAACTGAGCCACGAAGAGTCCAAACACGGATTAGCTCCCGAGGAACTTCCCACTCTGCTCGCCGAGATCGAGTCACTTGAGTCGGTCCAAACCGTGGGCCTGATGACGGTTCCACCTTGGTCTGATGACGCCGAATTCGCCCGGCCTTACTTCCGCGACCTTCGCAAACTGAGAGACCAGTCGCTCGCTAGCTTCCCAAAACTGACACAGTTATCGATGGGAATGTCGAATGACTTCCAGGTGGCGATCGAAGAGGGCAGCACCTGCGTCCGCATCGGAACCTCCATCTTCGGCAAGCGGATCATGGCAAGCGCCGGATGA
- a CDS encoding DMT family protein has product MWTVFLLIGSNIFMTFAWYGHLKFKEVPLWKVIIVSWGIAFFEYCLQVPANRIGSKTFSPDQLKVIQEVITLTVFGVFSTFYFGDKLHWNHFAAFGCLVAGAFFMFHKF; this is encoded by the coding sequence ATGTGGACCGTTTTTTTGCTGATCGGCTCGAATATCTTTATGACCTTTGCCTGGTATGGGCACCTGAAGTTCAAAGAGGTGCCGCTTTGGAAGGTCATTATCGTCAGCTGGGGTATTGCCTTCTTTGAATACTGTCTGCAGGTGCCGGCCAATCGTATCGGTTCGAAGACCTTCAGTCCGGATCAGCTCAAGGTGATCCAGGAGGTGATTACGCTGACGGTGTTTGGTGTCTTCTCGACTTTTTACTTTGGCGACAAGCTGCACTGGAACCACTTCGCTGCCTTTGGGTGCCTGGTGGCTGGTGCGTTCTTTATGTTCCACAAGTTCTAG
- a CDS encoding APC family permease gives MNSEPQPHELHRGLSSSAALSLNVIDMVGVGPFVTLPLIVGVMGGPQAILGWLMGAALSLCDGLIWSELGTAYPEAGGSYAYLKHLYGEKTWGRPFSFLYAWQVLISAPLSIASGCIGFAQYISFFFPNASRPFASTSFAGVPVVLSGKTLIAMAACALAMLVLHRNIFAIGRIARWLGLAVGLTLVLVIVAGFTHFNAHLAFDFPAGAFHLNAAFFAGLGAGMLISAYDYWGYYGVCFVGAEVRDPQRTIPRAVLGSIGVVATLYVLMNVSVLGVLPWRELAQNSDSHARMFTMAVFMEKLYGHAAAAVIVVLIALAALASVFALLLGYSRIPFAAARDDNFPSWFGIIDQKHRAPLNSLLTLGGITLMCCIFRLQEVITTLVVIRILFQFLLQGLAALLPRHRSERKTRGFRMPLYPLPVLLALSGFVFILFSRPNFLRDIRTAGLILAAGSVVYALRYKRVRSVSARS, from the coding sequence ATGAACTCCGAGCCCCAACCACATGAACTCCATCGCGGCCTGTCGAGCAGCGCTGCACTCAGCCTCAACGTCATCGACATGGTCGGAGTCGGCCCCTTCGTTACATTGCCCCTGATCGTCGGAGTGATGGGCGGCCCACAGGCAATCCTCGGATGGCTAATGGGCGCCGCCTTGTCCCTCTGCGACGGCCTGATATGGAGCGAACTAGGCACCGCCTATCCAGAGGCCGGAGGTTCCTACGCCTACCTGAAACACCTGTACGGTGAGAAGACCTGGGGGCGGCCATTTTCATTTCTCTACGCCTGGCAAGTCCTAATCAGTGCACCGCTCTCGATTGCCTCAGGATGCATCGGATTCGCGCAATACATCTCTTTCTTTTTTCCGAACGCGAGCCGCCCATTTGCATCCACGTCCTTTGCGGGGGTGCCCGTCGTGCTGAGCGGAAAGACGCTCATCGCAATGGCCGCGTGCGCACTCGCGATGCTAGTTCTGCACCGAAATATCTTCGCAATCGGTCGAATCGCACGCTGGCTTGGGCTGGCCGTCGGTCTCACACTGGTATTAGTGATCGTCGCGGGATTCACGCACTTCAACGCTCATCTGGCCTTCGACTTCCCAGCCGGCGCCTTTCATCTCAACGCGGCATTCTTCGCCGGACTTGGCGCTGGGATGCTGATCTCAGCCTACGACTATTGGGGCTATTACGGCGTTTGTTTCGTGGGAGCCGAGGTCCGCGATCCCCAAAGGACGATTCCACGCGCGGTCCTTGGCTCAATCGGTGTGGTCGCAACGCTCTACGTGCTGATGAACGTAAGTGTTCTTGGCGTGCTCCCATGGCGAGAGCTGGCACAGAACAGCGACAGCCATGCCCGCATGTTCACCATGGCCGTCTTTATGGAGAAGTTATATGGACACGCCGCCGCCGCAGTGATTGTCGTACTCATCGCCCTCGCAGCCCTTGCCTCAGTGTTTGCGTTGTTACTTGGATATTCGAGGATTCCGTTCGCAGCGGCACGAGACGATAATTTCCCGTCATGGTTTGGAATCATAGACCAGAAGCATCGAGCTCCACTCAATTCCTTGCTGACGCTCGGCGGCATAACACTAATGTGCTGCATTTTCAGGCTGCAGGAGGTCATTACAACCCTCGTAGTGATCCGCATTTTGTTCCAATTTCTCCTGCAGGGACTAGCCGCACTGCTACCGAGGCATCGCAGCGAGCGCAAGACACGAGGATTTCGGATGCCGCTCTATCCACTGCCTGTACTGCTAGCGCTGAGCGGATTTGTCTTCATTCTTTTTTCGCGACCTAACTTCTTGCGAGATATACGTACGGCCGGACTGATCCTAGCAGCAGGCTCCGTTGTGTATGCGTTGCGCTACAAAAGGGTTCGGAGCGTTTCCGCAAGAAGTTGA